ccaaaaacagatgaggagatggagcaTTTCTAGTGTTCCCTATTCGAGTGCTATTGGTAGCATTATAtatgctatggtatgcacccgacctaacatttcacatgcagttagtgttgtgagtagatacatggcgtGTCCTGGGAAAGAGCACTGGCAGGTAGTGAAATAGATTTTGAGATATTTAAAGGGTACTACAGATGTTGGTATGACATTTGACAGGGCtaagatgagtgattcagttgttggttatgtggattcagattttgcaggggacttagacaagaggagatctttgacaggttatttgtttactctttctggaagttgtatcagttggaaggcaacattgtaagctacagttgctttgtctaccacaaaggctgaatatatggccttaacagaggcaataaaggaaattttatggttacaaggtttggtgggtgatcttgggttgatacagaaCAAGGCAACAGTGTTTTGTGACAACCAAAGTGCAATACATCTTacaaagaatcagatgtaccatgagcgaactaagcacattgatgtcaaATATCATCTAacaaagaatcagatgtaccatgagcgaactaagcacattgatgtcagatatcacttcattcgggACATTATATCTCAGGGGACTATAGTTGTACAAAAAGTCTCTACACATAATAATCCAgcagatatgatgaccaagggagtcCCAGTCAGTAAGTGtaggcattgcctagacttggttggtGTTTGTAGTGCTCAGTAATGCCCTTGCGAGGGCATATAGCAAGACAAAGTGTTTTGtggttattttgttgatgataGAGGAAATTCAAGTcaaggggaagaattgttatttttgtGGCTTTGAATTTTGGAATATATTTTTTCACGGACCTGAATTGTGACCCGATCCTAAAGTTTCGCACTGCGActtgattgggataaaaagtgaaatATGTGGTGGCGGCGGAGGGCACGGGCCAATAGACCCAGGCTCGAAGCCCACCACTGATCTCCTTGGGGTGCGGGGGCAACGCCCCTACggtatggaccagtataaatattgtaatattctaccatttgtggtagagttgtgagatattaggGAAACACACtgaagttagggtttgagagttctgattgattgtatcttgctcttttcatcatagtggaactttttctcttgtcttgtccGTGGACGTAaaccttacggttgaaccacgttaaattctgtgttattcttcttctatttttaatactatgtgattgtgcgatttgtaTGTGTtccttagatttgcgtgcttgttataacatGATATGATTACTACACAGCCCTTGAGTGAGTTATCTTAGGGCTTTTTGCATTTTTATAAATGAAGATTTGCGTTGTGTAATCATCATAGTCAAACGATCAAGACACAAACGATCAATCATAGTCAAACCTAAAGATTCAGATACTAAAGGGgctaatgaaaaaataatgcCAAAGGAAATTATGGGTCGAGCATTTGAGCAATCGAACTATGTGACTCGAGCATAGTCTGACTTATCCTGCATAGCTCGGACATCCAATCATGTCAAGGTAAAGACTTCTGAGATACTCGTGGTATGCTACTTGTACTTCAAGTCCTATCTCAACACATACTCTCATTCTTAATAGTAGTCTAACTTAACACCTTTACAAGGGACTTTCAGGTATGCTTATCTTATCTTAATTCATTCTCTTACTATATGTTCCCGTCACTAACTTAGGAATTAGAGAGTTGCCCAAACTAGCCCACTTGATACTTCTCTGTGTTGCATTGCAAATCCATGCTCGCAGAGTTCTACGAGCAGCATCAGCATAGACATGGCACTAATGACTAGTATTTTTTTAATAgttttttgttaaaatttaaagcAGTTTAAAAGAaaacattaaaacttaatttcacaaaaacaaattaaaaacgTATATTACTATcactaaataaaatattaaatgttttttaattaaaatttgaaattcatgaaattagaaagaagatttttcttttatttaatatttttaaatacaatcattttaatctttttaaatTCCTTGTAATCAGTTGTGGAGCTACGCCTCTAACTTTAGAGGGCCTAATTAAGAttgatttatatttataaataataataaattttggaaaaaataaaaacataaatttattaattttaatttattaattacttaatttaactaaataattttcacagaaatgaaattttattttaattttctaattgtctttattaatatataaaatgaaattttatttattaattaaaaagataAGAGTATGAGAAAATCATCCCATTTGTAAAGTTAAAATATTGAATTTGAGAGAAAATtagtattttgatattttaatccttactttctcaatttaatttttataaattattattactatAAGACTTAttgcaaaataattaaaaagaagttttgaaatttacttattattttaaatttaataattaatttaaggtttcacttaaggaaattattattattattattatatcaaaGCTAATAAAAAGTTTTCGAAAAGCCTCCAATAAGCTAACCCTCCACCCTGAATATTTATTGGGCAAAATGTTATATGTGTATAGTATAATTTTTTACGCTTTGATTATAATgtctttaattatataaataataaatgttttttaattaaaagtttatgagctcccaaaaataaaattaaagaatataaaacttaaaataaaaaactaaaaaattaaaaaagtttaatAATCTAGGAATGTTTTTATTTGCAAATAAAAAGTAGAAAGAAAGACCCAAAAagcagagagagaagaaaaatctTAGTGTGTGATGGAAGTGAAGCTGAGCCAGAAAAATCATCTCTCTCTTCCTCCTTCCAATCCAATAACGACAAATTTCCTGTCTTTCCCTCACTGGTACCTTCTTCTTTCTTTACTTCCCCTTTCACAATTAATGCTACTCCACATTTTTTTTCCTTCTTGTTTTGTTAATCACTTTTGTTGTTGTTAACTGGAATGTGACAGTTGCTTCTTGAAATCCTGGATTAACAGCAAGTCAGCCTTGAAGAAGCATTTTAAAGGTCTTGCTGAGGTACCCCTCTTTCTCTGGTTTGGAAGAAAATGTTGCAGAAGAAAATgggttgtgttttttttttttctttttgtactGTCAACTGTGCTTTTATGAGACTTGTTTCCAGTAAGACGTGGGAATTCTTTTGGTGTCAGAGCTGTAGATTTCATATCTTGGAGATTTCAAAGCCAAGGGGTCAAAGCTCCAACAAGCACCACTTGCTTCCTGTGGTCAAAGAGTACAATCCAATCCTTggtttttcttatatatatatatatatatatatatatatatatataactgcaCAATTGACCAATATGTATATGTGGAATCTTGGGGTCAGAATTCTGTTGAAGAAGTATGTGCGCATATGGAATATGACTAAATAGGCTCATAATTCTTAGAATATTTGCTTGGTGCAGGAAGTATTCTGTCTATTATTCTCAAAACTGTTGAGCACCAATGAattgtttttatttttgattaGGCTAAAATCTCAAAACTAATGTCTTGAATTTTGAAGGTTTCTACTTTCAAATTTGTAGTTTTTTTCCCCTTTCAATTGGATGTGAATATTGGAAATATGCACAAATTTGTGAAATTAAGATCATTGTAGTTGATAGGTGGCATGTTTTTGAACTTGTAATCCTGAAATCCTACAATACTGGCTTATTCGTTCTAAAATTTTTGGTGGCAGGGATGAAACACTGAATTCAATTTCAAGGCTTTATGGTGTGTCTATTCCTTCACTTGCAGCTGCTAATGAAAATGTATTGGATGCTGACCTTCTTCTTAAAGGCCAGCTCCATAGTATTCCTGCTTTTGCCACAAGAAACAATCAACTGGTGAGCAGAATGTCATCATAATTTGTAGACGTTAGTTTAGTTAATCTTACCAAAATATTATTCTGGTTATCGTTTTGTGGCTGTGCTCTATAATTTAGTTCTGATAGTTCAACCTATTGTGAATGTGTTATTTATCCCATTAATAAACCAATGAATTAGTTGAGTTCAGTAAGCTTTTTGCCTCATTCAATTTTGTATTGTTTTACCATAAAATCTCTGTTCTTTGTGGTTTTTTTTTCCAGTAAATTATTTCAACATTCTATTTCTTTTTACATTTTTTTGATGATATTATAGTTACAGAAGCTTCATATATGGAGTTTATAATAACAAAATTGAATTTGAGTAATCAATATGCTTCATATGCTGATTCATATAGTTAACAAAGGTAAATTATGACAGAGTTGTTCAGTTCTGAATGAGAATGAAGTGCATTTCTCAAGGCATGCATATCAATCCACATTAACTGTCAGTGTTGATGAACATTTGGTGGATTGACAATAAATATTTGGACAATGTGAAAAAAAATTTCACCTGTATATATTCTTTGATGTATTAGAAAGCTTGGCTCTAAAGGAAAATGACCCATGTAGCCAACCCACTAGTTCTGCATTGTAGCTTAGTTGAGTAGATATGTAGACTTCAGATACATTTTCAGACATTGTGGTTTGGAGCCATAGTGTGATTAACTCCCCTCTATGTTGTAATCTCCTTTGTTTCTTATGACTTCTCAATATAAATGTTAACCACAAATCGTTTTAAAACCATGAAAAAATCTTATTAAAGTTATTTGATGTCAATATTTGTTTAAGTaggtatattatttaaatttattgttCTTGGCATACAACTCAAAGTGAGCCGTGGCATGTAGTGCATTCTTCTTTTTGTCCCTTGCTGAGTTTCTTGTTTCATGATATTACCATATTTTGATGAAAGTTATTATACAGAATATATTACTGgtgcaattttaatttacaaatctGATTCATGTTTGCTTGAGCATCATAAATTACAACTTTTATTCTGACTTATAGCTTTTTGAGGTGTTTATCATATGTTCTTCATTCAGTATCAGATGAAGAAAAGCAGGCTTCCTAGCTTTTACGATCAAGAAAGACTTAGAGGTTCGCAGAATATCTTGGGTGGGGTTTTGAATAAAAAACCCTTCATCATGCTATCTGCCCTTGGTTCGCCTCATGTGAGATATTTTCTAAAACTTTTTTCCCCACATTATCTTTGTAATATCATGTTAGTGTTATGTTCCAATATCTTTTGTCTTGTAAGTTTATCAATAGTAGTGACCTCAACAAGCGTGTCCACTCAATTATCAGGCTAAATCCACTGGTTATTTTCTAGTTCTGGTTCCTCTTATTGCATTTTGCATCAGATGCATAGTTGGTGCTTTTCACACTGGATTTTTTAGAGATATGAGACAAGAGACTTCGGATAAATCAAGGAGTCATGATGGGAACAGGGGAATGCGATGGAAATATGCCCTGAGTGACATTGAGGACCCTAATCTTGACTCTGAATCAAGAATAGAATCCAATGTAAGCACTTTAATGCGTTTTTAATTTCATTTGCCATCTTCCTTTAATAATTCAAAGTATGTCACATTTTGGATGGGTTATGATTATACATTAATAAGGGTAGGATATGATGCATAGCTAAAGGAACAGGATAAACATACCGCGCTTGATACTCCAGGCTGATAACAGATCCCAGAATTCAGCATGTTATACTTGCTATAATGATTTTTATTGTGCAGAGTATTTCTGAGGATCAAGAACAAATTTTATTTGAAGATATGTCTCATGCCTACAGCAAACTTGAACATGATTATGAAAAATTTCTATCAGAATGTGGAATGAGCAAATGGGGATATTGGCGGGGAGGCTTTCATCGATGAGACTATGTTCTTCTGAATGAATTTGACTTCACATATCCCGGACATCTGCAGGCATTGAATGCCTTTGTACAGTGTAAATTtggtttcattttcttttcttctctcatACGTATAGAAAAGGGGGGTGTGGTTTAAAATTGTGCTGAGGTTTAGGATTATTGTTATCACTGTTGGGCTTTGTTTCTGTGTGCATACTTACGGTTTGTATCTCCAGCAAGTTCTAGTAGGAAGAAGCATTGTTAGTTCCAAGAACACCATCAATAATCTTCTTTTTCGTTTTCACTGTAAAATTGTATGTTAGAGCAAACAAGAAATCTCTTATACTTACGAAATAAGCAGGTCCTCTCAAGAAATTAATTATTCTGTAAGATGTAGTCATGGTTATATCTGAGCATGTTGATAGAACTAGGTCTTCAACGTTAGGGTTGATGGTAGATAATAATATGAAGAAAATGCAAAGAGATTTCAAGTCTTTCGAGTACGCTAAGCACAGCATGTGCAGTAGAATTGCGTGCTTAAATTAGCTAGGCAAGTGCACCATCTTCAACTGGAATGATATCTTCATTTTGAGCAATAAATTTATTGTCATTTTCCCCTATGATTTATGTTCCCTCCCCAGAATCCGTAATTATGGTTAAAATGATGCATCTTTAAGGAAACAAATCATGCAGAACAAATTCTTGGCAAGACAAAGATTCAGATACAGTCAAAAAATAGCAATGAACAAAATCACTCTCTCAACGGACCCGACGTGCTTTCTCTTCCTGTCCTAAGCCAAGAGATTTCTGTGCATTTGCAATGCCTTCTGGATCTGCATTACAACAAATCACAGCTTATGAATACAAGACCAAGGGCCCAAAAGATTTTCCTTTACTGCTTAATGTGAAATTCTTGGTCTCATTCAGCTTATGAATACAAGACCAAGGGCCCAACAGTTTTGTAAAGGATAGGAAGTTAAATGCATCAACGGATAACCCAGGACAGGTAAGAAAAGAGTTAACAGCACCAAACACAACCACATGAAAGGGCTAACTAACTACACAAGCACATTCACACATTAAGAACTGGCTCCTACGATTCCTGCTAGCGCCCATGTTTCAGAGCCATAGTAAGTGGTCCTATTAAATAGGTTAAGCAATAATTTAAGGATAACCAGTTGAAACCCTGAAGGCACACGGGTGGTCCCGGTGTACATAGTATTTTGGAAGTACACTGATTAGTCCAAGGTCAAGGCAGCTGTGGAATTACTTCAAAATCATGttactttaataaaattttaaagacaTTGCCCTAAAGGTGAACTCTATGATCATGAAACAAATGCTAAGAATTCTAGGATACCCAAAAAACCATGGGGATTTGCAGAAGACTCAAATTCATGAATGGAAAAGAAAAGCAAAAGTAGTCAGCTCTATAatggatatatatatgtatgtaatcCTCCCAGCTAGGAACTAAAAGCAAGAtgcaagaaaataaaatgaataatCACCAAAGAATTGAGTAAAGATGCGGGTGAAGAAGCTCAAGTTGCGAGAAACGTTGTATGCCATAGCAGGTGGAAGAGGCTTCACGACGGTGTCAATGCTAAACACTCTCTGAAGAAActgaaaaattatattaaaaagcaCCAACGCTGGTCAATCAGACACCCAACTGAGGTCGAACACAAAAAAGGCAAATAATTAGGGCGCATAGGAGAAACCTGAAAATTACGCTGGAAGCTGTAGCGGAGCTCGGGGTCGAGCTCGAGGGGATCGTCGCCTTCATCGTCGGAGCTGCTCTTGTTGTTCTTCTTGCGAGGGACGTGCATAGTAGGGGTGGAGCCGGGCTGATTGGTGACTTTGAGCTTGGCGTCTTTGAATTTGTCAGCTTCGTTGTCGAGGTCGCCCCTCCATGGCGCTTTAGATAGCAATTCTCTCTTCCCCTTTGCCATTTTGCAGGTGTTTCTGCGGCTGCGCCGCCTCGCTATGTGAATTGCGGACTACCGTCCAAGAAGAGAGTGAAAGATAAGGATCGGCCTTGGAGACGTCTTTGACTGCTTGGATGCGCTTATTTCGGTTCTGGCGGTATGGGGATTAAAAGAGCAAAAGGGTAATTTGGAAAATTTTGTTGGTTGCCTTTGAATTGTTATTGGGAAAAttgattatttataaatatttataaatattttttaaatttaatttaatatattttaattagaaaatttaaaattaatttttaaaaaaaaatttaaattaatttttttttatataaataattcattaaaaaaattaattttttttagatttatAATTATCCCTTTCAATAATGCATTGTCTAATAATCGAATTTGAGCTATCTCATTTAAGAGTACAATGGTCTTATCATTACACTCAACacctattaattttaaaatcctaaTACTAGAAGTTT
This is a stretch of genomic DNA from Hevea brasiliensis isolate MT/VB/25A 57/8 chromosome 12, ASM3005281v1, whole genome shotgun sequence. It encodes these proteins:
- the LOC110645418 gene encoding uncharacterized protein LOC110645418 isoform X1, producing MEVKLSQKNHLSLPPSNPITTNFLSFPHCCFLKSWINSKSALKKHFKGLAESCRFHILEISKPRGQSSNKHHLLPVVKDFGGRDETLNSISRLYGVSIPSLAAANENVLDADLLLKGQLHSIPAFATRNNQLYQMKKSRLPSFYDQERLRGSQNILGGVLNKKPFIMLSALGSPHAKSTGYFLVLVPLIAFCIRCIVGAFHTGFFRDMRQETSDKSRSHDGNRGMRWKYALSDIEDPNLDSESRIESNSISEDQEQILFEDMSHAYSKLEHDYEKFLSECGMSKWGYWRGGFHR
- the LOC110645418 gene encoding uncharacterized protein LOC110645418 isoform X2: MEVKLSQKNHLSLPPSNPITTNFLSFPHCCFLKSWINSKSALKKHFKGLAESCRFHILEISKPRGQSSNKHHLLPVVKEDETLNSISRLYGVSIPSLAAANENVLDADLLLKGQLHSIPAFATRNNQLYQMKKSRLPSFYDQERLRGSQNILGGVLNKKPFIMLSALGSPHAKSTGYFLVLVPLIAFCIRCIVGAFHTGFFRDMRQETSDKSRSHDGNRGMRWKYALSDIEDPNLDSESRIESNSISEDQEQILFEDMSHAYSKLEHDYEKFLSECGMSKWGYWRGGFHR
- the LOC110645419 gene encoding uncharacterized protein LOC110645419, encoding MAKGKRELLSKAPWRGDLDNEADKFKDAKLKVTNQPGSTPTMHVPRKKNNKSSSDDEGDDPLELDPELRYSFQRNFQFLQRVFSIDTVVKPLPPAMAYNVSRNLSFFTRIFTQFFDPEGIANAQKSLGLGQEEKARRVR